TATAGtatctcatatttttttacataagcCGAGAAGACCGGTTTACCAACAAACCTAtggaaaattattgtaattcaaATCACGACAGATGATTTtaccaaaacaaaaatgttatttcgagtttaacatttatatttttaaatatgcaatTAACTTTTTgctctaaaattattatttcagtgagcatattttaataattgcaatgatttgtaatatcttttaaaaaccTTTGTCTTTCTAAACCTTAGTGGAAGGACATAGATATCTTTTTACCATCTTTTGTAGACATCTGATCAGCAATGCAGTAAACGATTGATCAAAATTTCCTATTACTGTTAGTTATATAGATCATTTggaaacaattaattttccgTTAATTTCCTTTATAGAATTATCGTAAACTGTATGAAATGcaagttgatttttttctgaacatATTACATAAGTACTAATTGGAGAATATTGGACTATGTACGGTCTTATTTAAGGAAACTATTATGATCTGTTAGCAATTTGACGACATCATCGTCGCAATCATATGCGGCCTCAGGCCAAGGTTAGAAAAATGTGCGTGATTTATGTTTCACCCGTGCATCTGTGTCACTGAAATTAGAAAACGCATGGGTtacaaagatatatttatgatttttgtatGTGACCTGTCTGAACCAACTTTGGCCTCGTTTGGACACATGGAGCGTAAAACAATGTGGGTTGTTCTGTCAACCGCACGCTTTCCTATTCCATGTTTAGTTGTTGTctatattcatttcattttgtatttttttttagtgtaatttgtattatttattatttattggcgCACCAGTCTGCGTAATATTGGCAGGGTCGCTATGCAATGTTAGGATGACTGATTGAGTTCgtgacatatttataaatcttacTCCTACATGACAATGCGATACGTTTCCGTTAGTGAGGCTTATATTAACCGTTTTTGCCTTCAGGAATATTAGATAAAATCATTAGTATGTATGTGTGATGTTTTGTTCTATGCTTACAGAAAAAATGGCTCCAGCACAGTCGAACGTCATCGCACAAGACCAGATGCATCGTCAGCTGAAGATGAGGCTCATTCCACGTGATCAAGACTGTGATAAATGTGACAATACCTGTGATAATAACAATTCAGTGTTACACAATTATAGTGGCAGTGAGAAAATCAATTCCGAAGCAGAATTCGACCTGAGTAAATACGAAGCGATAGAATTCAGGCCGAGGATCAGATGGCCCGACCTGACTGTGCAAATATCTTTACATTTAGTTGCAATTTATGGactatttttgattttaacgAATCAAATCAAGTTTTATACGCTATTGTTTGGTAAGTTTCGatttaggattttttaaaatacgtaaCATATACACCTTTGTGTCCGGCCATCCGGCAGAATATTCGTCTTCGGTTTCCATTCAATTTTAGCTTTAACTTTCCACCAGTTGAaactggtttatttttttacatcaacatggcttcatttttgaaatcaacattttttttatctctagGATAAGATGAAAACATGTTGTTTTccattcttaaaaaataatatttggccAAAGTTTCGATTTTGACCGTAGATCACAATTCCATAGTTTCCCAGTTTTCATcggttaaatattattttaatccgCCCGCTGAAATAAACCAACTAGGAACGTATAACGTGCCTagttagttaaattattacttcATCTAATCTTTCGTCATCTTCGTTTGTAACTATGTCATCAGATACAACTGTAGTGTTTGTGAGTGACTGTGTGTGTGTACCTACTAAagcaagttaaaattttaatcaaaaaaacCGGTCATATTTATATCTTCACATCTAACCTAAGCAAGCATGCTCTCAAATAATTATTCcaatctttctttttcttttattaaaagtctCTTTGCTTCGAAAGGAATGGTACCTTGGGCATGgtacacatacataatatataggtatgtggACATATATAGATTGTTAGATACTTAAggtctttaaataataaattcccAGACGAGGTATTTAGCTAGACTATATCCAAGTTGGACTTCATTAGGTATTTCCAACAACTTTGGCAAACATTCAActaagaaaactaaaaaaacaagACGTTTATAAGATTAAtctattgataataaaaacaagatttatAAACTGtgcaaaaaaattgcataatatctatataggtacttcactttaaaagttaaaagttgATTGACCAAAATTCATGAATTTTGTTCCAAATTGTTTCCAGTACTGGGCACGATATACACGTCGGGCTTTGGGATCACGGCGGGCGTGCACAGGCTATGGTCACACCGGGCGTACCGCGCGCGGCTGCCGTTGAGGATACTGCTGGCCTTCCTCTTCACTATTACGGGACAGGTGAGCGGTTTTAATGgcttactatatttttatgtggcTATTAGGTGCCActaagcggtggtggtggtggtgggtGGTGAATTTctaatagaattaaaaaatatactgacTGACACTGATGACTCACGTGTTccatatttaaacatttaccTATCTAGATATTATGCAATTGGTTTGCACCGtttttattcttgtttttatttatcaatagatttaatatttaaacatcttgtttttttagttttcttagTTGAATGTTTGCCAAAGTTGTTGGAAATACTTAATCAAATCCAACTTGGATATAGTCTAGCTAAATATCTCGTCTGGGAATTTAACaatctatataggtatgtcTACACATATATTATGCCTATTCCTTTCTAAGCAAAGagacttttaataaaagaaaaagaaagactagaataattatttcattactagTAACTACGTTTGCTCGAATGCACGTTTAACGGAAGCAAAATTGAAGCAACAgtgtaattaattagtaaatacattaaaagcTACTTAATTCCTCGTGTATTACAGGATCGCGTGTTTACACGTACTTTATCGCCACTGTCATCGCCACCTCTGACCTGATTATTGACCCGAATGGCAACCTACTGGTATCTAgtacaattttcattttagtttAGATTAAATCAGTTGTAAAAAGgtctaataattaaaaaatattataagtacaattttttgtGAAGTCTCATGAGGTCTGATCAGTGGTTTCGGGTTGACCATGGCCAAAACCATAGAGTTCAGCGTACCATCATCCACTCCGTatatagaaaactatttttctacTTCTCATTTCACTTTCTTATAAATTGCCagtatcataaaaaaaataaacgggCCTTTATCCACTGTGCGTGTTCATTGtcttaatttaactttaaaaataattttgtgcaatttcTTGGGTTACTTCACCGAAAACTTATcatatacctatacatatatttttaaaaagctcaaattcgaaataaaatgtaacacgGTCGAACAACCGGGACACAACATTGCAAGCACTGCCTTTTGGCGGCAAAAATAGATAAGAGGTACCCATGTCGATGGCTAAGGTCCTTTGGTAAAATCTACGAgaaatgtagaaaaaaaaattcacattggaaaataaaaaatctttttttttctttttatggtCGGCTGACCACGATTATTGCATAGGCGATAATAAAACCTTTGTACTATCTATATCTAAAACTGTTTTGTATTTACCTGTTGGTGCGATAAAGAATGTTGCATTGTGTTGTGCGTGATAGTTACGCAGATGTGCATTGCTGCATCGTCGCCTAAAATACAAATGCTTTACGTATCTACGAATAACGATTTTTATACACAGTACACAGTTGTGAGTGGACAATTgtgatataaaaatcattaaaccATTAGTAGGTAGTGACCTATATAACTAATACATGGTATGTAAGAATGTAATTTAGTAGTTGATAATGCATTTCACCTCcttaatcttaaaatttatcatcattatatGATTTTGGGATTCCATTCAATTGTTCTTCaacattgatatatttttataccacgTGCCTAACAAACAAGAATTACTTATAACACTATACAACacttttgataattttaaattattaaaattatttataaagaaatgtataacaagaaaataacaaacttttaTCCCTTAATGTAGGAACAAACTGGCGGACCGGCTAGGaatgaaatatgttttcatttcaaCGTTTCTTTTAgaactttttaaattccaaATGGAATACCTaactacattattttgtaCCTACTGAATTCGAAAAATTACCGTCTAAAGTCAATTGCATGAgagatttattaaatagctgttttaacaaaaaagcCCTTGGGCGCAAGAAGCGCAATATAAAAGTAGCTTAGAGTTTTATCGGTctgtttgttaataaatatgagaACATAACAACACGGTCCTTTGATTTGCTAACACGTCGATTGACAACATATAAAACGACCTCGCTATCACATCAAGGCAATTGAATCTATTGAAGACGTTGCgttgtgtaaaatttaattcacttGTTGTTGGTTCGAGTTGGCCATTTTGCTGAGAACTATGATCAACATTACGAGTCCATTCTAGaaagtttaaaacttttatgagAAAATTTCACTTTCAATTATCGACCCttgtttatgatattttcaattaatgttattaacCAAGAACTACCAAGGGACTGAACTGAAAAACGCCTATGTGGTAGAAAACCTAAAATTATACGACTTTTACTGATACCTACTGCTATTCTATGACGCTAAAGTGCAGCACTGAAAAAGTCTTCCACAGCAAAATGGTAACGGGTGGTTTGTATATACTATATGTCATAGCTGCCACTGCCATCTACTGCGAGCTTAGCGTAGAGACTTAGACTTTGTACTTGCCACGATCCAGACAAATATCACTCGCTTCCTCTATACTCCTTCATGCTCTCCGGTTAGCGTGTTCCTAACATTTCCCTAGTGTACTAATAGCGTAATATTCTGTCTTAATTTCAGCGTGATATCTACACATGGGCGTTAGACCACCGGGTGCACCACAAATACACAGAGACAGTAGCAGACCCCCACGATGTGAGACGGGGGTTCTGGTTCGCGCACGTGGGCTGGCTGGTGCTCACCCCCCACCCCGCCGTCGAAGACCGCCGGGAAGCCCTAAGGAAGACCTCCACAGACCTCATGGCTGACCCTGTAGTGAGAATACAGAAAACGTGAGTATAGGTCATACCTTaacttcttttttcttttcgagtgtgttattgctaacactggtattagtttttattcaaatcgcatGTCTGGCATGACTTTTACGTCTATCTACCGACATCTAATGGGAAATAgtcgtatatataatataagcaaGGAAGAAAGTGGCCTTATCGACTATAAACTTATAATCCAGTAAGTAATTGTTAAATGGAAGAAAAGTTCAGATATCGAGGGGAGGAGCCGTTGTACAGCAAATCTTTTAATGgaatattagaaattaaaattggtaAGTAATTCTTTTAAACGTGGAAAGTATTGTGATCCAAATAGCTGGTGGGAGGTGCGAAATCCCAACCTCAGTTAggaaaattgaaacaaatggCTTCCTTTTTGAGGAGgggaagtaaaaaataaataaactggaTTTAGCCCGGATGGCCTTGACCTCTGCCCAGAAACAACTGCAATACCAGAGCGTCACAAGGGCCGGTCTTTCAAGAATTCGTTTACACGTTTCTTGAAAGTTCTAATGTTTTATCTGATCGGAATCCTTTAAAAATGATGATCAAATATGATGATTACTAATAAGATAATGATACTACAATACAAATAGATGCTATACACGACGTACATATCCTaactattcatatttttattccagaTTTTTCATTCCATTGTTTGGACTGCTGAACATAATACTTCCGATATGGATTCCGTGGTATTTCTGGCAGGAGACCCTAGTGCACTGTTTCGTGGTCAGCTTCGTCACGAGGTTCACCATCACACTGAACATTGCCTTTTG
This genomic stretch from Plodia interpunctella isolate USDA-ARS_2022_Savannah chromosome 16, ilPloInte3.2, whole genome shotgun sequence harbors:
- the LOC128676423 gene encoding (11Z)-hexadec-11-enoyl-CoA conjugase-like, producing the protein MAPAQSNVIAQDQMHRQLKMRLIPRDQDCDKCDNTCDNNNSVLHNYSGSEKINSEAEFDLSKYEAIEFRPRIRWPDLTVQISLHLVAIYGLFLILTNQIKFYTLLFVLGTIYTSGFGITAGVHRLWSHRAYRARLPLRILLAFLFTITGQRDIYTWALDHRVHHKYTETVADPHDVRRGFWFAHVGWLVLTPHPAVEDRREALRKTSTDLMADPVVRIQKTFFIPLFGLLNIILPIWIPWYFWQETLVHCFVVSFVTRFTITLNIAFCVNSFAHLWGNKPYDRFIKPVENQLVSLAALGEGWHNYHHVFPWDYRTSELGRINISTNFIDTFAKIGWAYDLKAATSAMIIQRAKRSGDGTLGEVEEPDPTLSTTDKPSVSQG